From a single Micromonospora pallida genomic region:
- a CDS encoding TetR/AcrR family transcriptional regulator — protein sequence MTRRAAEIRLDALLRTACDVIVERGLANTRTADVAQAAGVSQALVFYHFATKDRLLEQAFAYAVEQDLARLDAVVRSAATPLAKLKKILRLYTPAGRSTSWSLWIDGWSESLRTPELEKVCRRLDLRWRQDLAAVIAAGVEEGTFECADPAGAAWRINAVMDGLAVQLAVHHRVITRRQFADWIRLVTARELGLDPAQLD from the coding sequence GTGACGAGACGTGCCGCTGAGATCCGCCTGGATGCCCTGCTGCGCACGGCGTGTGACGTGATCGTGGAACGTGGCCTGGCCAACACCCGTACGGCCGACGTGGCGCAGGCAGCCGGTGTCAGCCAGGCACTGGTCTTCTACCACTTCGCCACCAAGGATCGCCTGCTCGAGCAGGCGTTCGCGTACGCGGTCGAACAGGACCTGGCCCGCCTGGACGCGGTGGTCCGCTCCGCCGCCACGCCGCTGGCCAAGCTCAAGAAGATCCTGCGGCTCTACACACCGGCCGGGCGTTCCACCTCCTGGTCGCTCTGGATCGACGGCTGGTCCGAGTCGCTGCGCACGCCCGAGCTGGAGAAGGTCTGCCGCCGCCTGGACCTGCGCTGGCGGCAGGACCTCGCCGCGGTCATCGCGGCCGGTGTCGAGGAGGGCACCTTCGAGTGCGCCGACCCGGCCGGCGCGGCCTGGCGGATCAACGCCGTGATGGACGGGCTCGCGGTGCAGCTCGCGGTCCACCACCGGGTGATCACCCGCCGCCAGTTCGCCGACTGGATCCGCCTGGTCACCGCCCGGGAACTGGGCCTGGACCCGGCCCAGCTCGACTGA